A portion of the Sphingobacterium spiritivorum genome contains these proteins:
- a CDS encoding M60 family metallopeptidase: MKNRTTPALLFMSGLLFGASLLSSCTKEILNAKTDENPTALDMANTSTAVPTNPYYVLDSIGKPQQIFRETINSTTLRNRLKTSYEPTRILPTGYYVAPNQTFTINVNLQQGSTLPKVQVGTHSRNHDYSYNPPVYNLSSGNNTITANADGGIIWITYEQPTNATTAPAASALLSFSGNISRIPVYIKNSTSLSNWQNQLLTYNGATDVLMVGQNVYMVYAKGLHAAVSTQNNDLILNSADAAWDIHYNYAGLNNSSTQHTRPIIPHLMVQTEVPFGLYYAFFYRTAYANYDAHKVFGEDIVTNWGVWHEFGHLMQMHPIDWDGLGEVTVNIFSLKAERALGITPTRLTKDNIWPQVHTYLTGTGTKNFDSQSVWVKLAMFHQLWLAYGDSFYTNLYRSVREDTGTYSSSDAKKKNFILKACQQSGHNLTSFFQAWGIQDNSLNIYAAVAALNLPSPSYDLSQLTDSYTPGQSLIENGNIYQIVSAVNNSSVVDVNSHTPANSTPVTLWSRNNPASNNQKFLARRLSGGQYVFKSMADTTKVLDVQGGGSADGTTIIVYGYHGGNAQRWDVADAGAGYVYLKSAVGTNKSLDVKNGATANGTLMQIWTSGTGNSQKFKLIKQ, from the coding sequence ATGAAAAACAGGACAACTCCTGCCCTTCTGTTTATGAGTGGGCTACTCTTTGGAGCTTCGTTATTAAGCTCCTGTACAAAGGAAATTCTAAATGCAAAAACCGATGAAAACCCAACTGCGCTGGATATGGCCAATACCAGTACGGCTGTTCCAACCAACCCTTACTATGTATTGGATTCCATAGGCAAACCTCAGCAAATTTTCAGAGAAACAATCAATTCCACAACTTTGAGAAACCGCCTGAAAACAAGTTATGAGCCTACCCGGATTCTACCCACGGGATATTACGTAGCTCCTAATCAGACCTTTACTATCAATGTAAATCTGCAACAGGGTTCCACCTTGCCTAAAGTACAGGTGGGAACACATTCCCGCAATCACGACTATTCATACAATCCACCTGTTTATAATCTGTCGTCAGGAAACAACACCATTACCGCAAATGCGGATGGAGGAATTATCTGGATTACGTATGAGCAACCGACCAATGCAACTACTGCTCCGGCAGCCAGCGCATTGCTGTCCTTCTCCGGAAATATCTCCAGAATACCGGTTTATATCAAGAATAGCACCTCATTAAGCAACTGGCAAAATCAACTCCTCACCTACAATGGAGCCACGGATGTATTGATGGTAGGGCAAAATGTATATATGGTATATGCTAAAGGTTTACACGCTGCTGTATCAACCCAAAATAATGATCTGATTTTAAATAGTGCTGATGCAGCCTGGGATATTCACTACAATTATGCAGGTTTAAATAACAGCAGCACACAGCATACGAGACCTATAATTCCACATTTGATGGTACAGACAGAAGTTCCTTTTGGTTTATATTATGCGTTTTTTTATCGTACAGCTTATGCAAATTATGACGCTCATAAAGTATTTGGGGAGGATATCGTAACCAACTGGGGCGTATGGCATGAATTTGGTCATTTGATGCAAATGCATCCTATAGACTGGGACGGGCTCGGTGAGGTAACGGTTAATATATTCAGTCTGAAAGCAGAGCGTGCATTGGGGATCACACCGACAAGATTAACCAAAGACAATATATGGCCTCAGGTACATACTTACCTGACGGGTACAGGTACCAAAAATTTTGATTCGCAGAGTGTGTGGGTGAAGTTAGCTATGTTTCACCAACTATGGCTGGCCTATGGAGACTCTTTCTATACCAATTTATATCGCTCTGTTCGTGAAGATACAGGCACATACAGCTCTAGTGATGCAAAAAAGAAGAATTTTATACTAAAAGCATGTCAGCAGTCCGGACATAATCTGACTAGCTTCTTTCAGGCATGGGGTATTCAGGACAACAGTCTGAATATCTACGCTGCAGTAGCAGCCCTTAATTTGCCTTCGCCATCGTATGATCTCTCCCAACTGACAGATTCCTATACCCCGGGACAAAGTCTTATCGAAAATGGAAACATCTATCAGATTGTTTCAGCCGTAAATAATAGCAGTGTGGTAGATGTAAACAGCCATACACCAGCTAATTCCACTCCGGTTACCTTGTGGTCCAGAAATAATCCGGCAAGTAATAATCAGAAGTTTCTTGCCAGAAGATTATCAGGAGGCCAGTATGTATTCAAATCCATGGCAGATACTACAAAAGTGTTAGATGTACAAGGTGGCGGATCAGCTGACGGGACCACTATTATTGTATATGGATACCATGGCGGAAATGCCCAGCGTTGGGATGTAGCTGATGCAGGTGCTGGATATGTATATTTAAAATCTGCAGTAGGAACTAATAAATCACTGGATGTCAAAAACGGTGCTACAGCCAACGGTACGCTTATGCAGATATGGACTTCGGGAACAGGAAATTCGCAAAAGTTCAAACTGATCAAGCAATAG
- a CDS encoding nuclear transport factor 2 family protein, which translates to MTHLYSKIILLALTISSQIHVSAQSSSYSPVSKELYNTILHMDSLLFDAVNTGNVEKEGTFFMKDLEFYHDTGGLDNYEVTMEKLRSIAKNNPAVRRELIKETVEVYPVKDYGAIQTGEHRFCEFVNGTLTNCDTYKFMHIWKKTADGWKIARVVSYGH; encoded by the coding sequence ATGACACATCTATACAGTAAAATAATATTGCTGGCACTTACAATTAGCTCACAAATCCATGTTTCCGCACAATCCAGCTCTTACTCTCCTGTTTCAAAAGAACTTTATAATACTATTCTCCATATGGATAGTTTACTTTTCGATGCTGTAAATACCGGAAATGTAGAAAAAGAAGGTACATTTTTCATGAAAGATCTGGAGTTCTATCACGATACAGGCGGCCTTGACAATTATGAAGTAACTATGGAAAAGCTAAGAAGTATAGCGAAGAATAATCCTGCAGTTCGCAGGGAACTTATTAAGGAAACAGTAGAAGTGTATCCTGTCAAGGATTATGGAGCTATTCAAACGGGTGAACACCGGTTTTGTGAGTTCGTAAACGGAACATTAACCAATTGCGATACATACAAATTTATGCATATCTGGAAAAAGACAGCTGACGGTTGGAAAATAGCAAGGGTAGTAAGTTACGGTCATTAA
- the catB gene encoding type B chloramphenicol O-acetyltransferase has translation MNNFFESPFMGKIICDHITNPNIIAGKYSYYSGYYHGHSFDDCARYLFPDRDDVDKLIIGSYCSIGSGASFIMAGNQGHRYDWVSSFPFFYMSEVLHFTESKDGFQRAGDTLIGNDVWIGSEAMIMPGITIGHGAVIGSRALVTKDVEPYSIIGGNPAKLIKKRFSENHIALLLEMRWWDWEDSVVKEAMPVLCSNDIDTLYSYYKKNVK, from the coding sequence ATGAATAATTTTTTCGAAAGCCCTTTCATGGGTAAAATCATATGTGATCATATCACCAACCCTAATATTATCGCAGGTAAATATTCCTATTATTCCGGCTATTATCATGGTCATTCGTTTGATGACTGTGCCCGCTATTTGTTTCCTGACAGAGATGATGTGGACAAATTGATAATTGGTTCCTATTGTTCCATTGGCAGTGGTGCTAGTTTTATTATGGCTGGTAATCAGGGGCACAGGTACGACTGGGTATCCAGTTTTCCCTTTTTTTACATGTCTGAAGTATTGCATTTTACAGAAAGTAAAGATGGATTTCAACGTGCAGGAGACACGTTAATAGGCAATGATGTATGGATTGGAAGTGAGGCGATGATCATGCCGGGTATTACTATCGGACATGGAGCAGTAATCGGAAGCCGGGCTTTAGTTACGAAGGATGTAGAACCCTATTCGATCATTGGTGGCAATCCTGCCAAATTGATTAAGAAGAGATTCAGCGAAAATCATATCGCACTCTTACTGGAAATGAGATGGTGGGATTGGGAAGATTCGGTTGTAAAAGAAGCAATGCCGGTTCTCTGCTCAAATGATATAGATACACTTTACAGTTATTATAAGAAAAACGTCAAATAA
- a CDS encoding DUF2931 family protein, whose amino-acid sequence MNILNKIYSLLMLIIIILVVIAFIDRSKKIDYSTLLFTSEPLRVREIYLKSGDSDDYGNFNYPNPDYFAWKQSDPSVDNSFLNFPDSLYIVYFSYTDSLFYRRSVPIKDFNPEAWEKYKKAGQHNTFSLGIANKGWIMLWCSNEAMGTTLLLKTKLTPVEPIPQDLYYAKQYNKQEYITEMFDKLSDSISLNIKNNYYNTDYQDSTTYDLK is encoded by the coding sequence ATGAATATCCTTAATAAAATATACAGTCTGTTGATGCTGATCATTATTATTTTAGTGGTGATTGCCTTTATAGACCGGAGTAAAAAGATTGATTACAGTACATTATTATTTACATCTGAACCGCTAAGAGTCCGGGAAATCTATCTGAAAAGTGGTGACAGTGATGATTATGGTAATTTTAATTATCCGAATCCCGATTATTTTGCCTGGAAACAGTCAGATCCTTCAGTTGACAACAGTTTTTTGAATTTTCCTGATTCACTCTATATTGTATATTTCTCTTATACGGATAGTCTATTCTACCGTAGGAGTGTCCCGATTAAAGATTTCAATCCGGAGGCGTGGGAAAAATATAAGAAAGCCGGTCAGCATAATACATTCAGCCTGGGAATCGCTAACAAAGGCTGGATCATGTTATGGTGCAGTAATGAGGCGATGGGAACAACATTATTACTCAAAACAAAACTAACTCCGGTAGAACCAATACCACAGGACCTGTATTATGCCAAACAATATAATAAACAGGAATATATAACAGAGATGTTTGACAAATTGAGTGACAGCATCAGCCTAAATATTAAGAACAACTATTATAATACAGATTATCAGGATAGTACAACCTATGATCTGAAGTGA
- a CDS encoding M16 family metallopeptidase → MIKFQKFVLDNGLRVLVHEDHTTAMACVNILYDVGARDESPDQTGFAHLFEHLMFGGSVNIPNYDMPLQRVGGENNAFTSNDITNYYITLPAANIETAFWLESDRMLSLAFSEQSLDVQKQVVVEEFKQRYLNQPYGDAWLKLRPLAYQVHPYKWATIGKEISHIEEARMEDVKAFFAKHYNPQNAIMVVSGDVTLEQVKQLTDKWFGDIPSGVKYTRNLPSEPVQTEARRLEVDADVPVDAIHMVFHGPSRLSPEYQAMDLISDILSRGSSSRLFRKLVKEKKIFSEINAYVTGSIDDNLFVIEGKPSEGITTSKAEAALWEQLTVLQNAEVSSGELEKVKNKIESTLVFAELSILDKAMNLAYYELLGDGDLYNVEIEKYLTVTADEVRKQANQIFRKENSSTLIYHAKPEPIHA, encoded by the coding sequence ATGATCAAATTTCAAAAATTTGTACTTGATAACGGACTTCGTGTATTAGTACACGAAGACCATACCACAGCAATGGCCTGTGTCAATATTTTATACGATGTCGGGGCACGTGACGAATCTCCGGATCAGACAGGATTTGCCCATCTCTTTGAACATCTGATGTTTGGCGGGTCGGTGAATATTCCAAATTACGATATGCCTTTGCAAAGAGTAGGGGGTGAAAATAATGCCTTTACCTCCAATGATATTACAAATTATTATATTACTCTGCCTGCAGCAAATATAGAGACAGCATTTTGGCTGGAATCTGACCGGATGCTTAGTCTTGCCTTTTCAGAACAAAGTCTTGACGTTCAGAAACAGGTTGTTGTTGAGGAGTTTAAACAGCGTTACCTTAATCAACCTTACGGTGATGCCTGGCTAAAACTGAGACCGCTTGCTTATCAGGTACATCCTTATAAATGGGCAACTATAGGGAAAGAGATTTCGCATATTGAAGAAGCTCGAATGGAAGATGTGAAGGCATTTTTTGCAAAACACTATAATCCGCAAAATGCTATTATGGTGGTATCGGGAGATGTAACCTTAGAGCAGGTAAAGCAGCTGACGGATAAATGGTTTGGGGATATTCCTTCCGGAGTAAAGTATACCCGAAATCTGCCATCTGAACCTGTACAGACTGAAGCCCGCAGACTGGAAGTAGATGCCGATGTTCCTGTTGATGCTATACATATGGTTTTTCATGGTCCCAGCAGATTATCTCCTGAATACCAGGCTATGGATCTGATATCAGATATATTATCCAGAGGATCTTCCTCAAGACTGTTTCGTAAGCTGGTTAAAGAGAAAAAGATATTCAGTGAAATCAATGCCTATGTCACCGGAAGCATCGACGACAATCTATTTGTTATTGAGGGCAAACCCAGTGAAGGTATTACTACATCGAAAGCTGAGGCTGCACTCTGGGAGCAACTTACAGTTTTGCAAAATGCGGAAGTAAGTTCAGGTGAACTGGAAAAAGTGAAGAATAAGATCGAATCGACTTTAGTATTTGCTGAACTCTCTATTCTGGATAAAGCTATGAATCTGGCTTATTACGAATTACTTGGTGATGGAGATCTTTACAATGTCGAAATTGAGAAATATCTGACTGTAACTGCAGATGAAGTTCGTAAACAGGCAAATCAGATTTTCCGAAAAGAAAACTCCTCCACACTAATTTATCACGCTAAACCGGAACCTATTCATGCTTAA
- a CDS encoding cation diffusion facilitator family transporter, with amino-acid sequence MTSEDKAIKTTYFSIAGNTALALLKWLAGFFGNSYALIADAIESTVDIFSSFLVLLGLKYAKRPADENHPYGHGRVEPLITFIVVGFLIVSATIIAYESIQNIGTPHELPKPWTLAVLAGIIIWKEVSFRIVIKKSKETGSSSLKADAWHHRSDAITSVAAFIGISVALIMGEGYESADDFAALFASGFILYNCYHIFRPALGEIMDENVYEEIIEQVKNNAILVEGVLGTEKCFVRKSGTTYHVDLHAIVEADISVKEGHRIAHDLKDFLRAKMPQLGHVLIHIEPNAY; translated from the coding sequence ATGACAAGTGAAGATAAAGCAATTAAAACCACATATTTTAGTATAGCTGGTAATACGGCATTGGCGTTATTGAAATGGCTTGCGGGTTTTTTCGGCAATTCGTATGCATTGATAGCAGATGCTATAGAATCTACTGTAGATATTTTTTCTTCGTTTTTGGTTCTGCTGGGGCTCAAATATGCAAAAAGACCAGCTGACGAAAATCACCCTTACGGCCATGGCCGCGTAGAACCTTTGATTACTTTTATAGTAGTCGGATTTCTGATAGTCTCTGCAACCATCATTGCTTATGAAAGTATTCAAAATATAGGTACCCCTCATGAACTTCCAAAACCATGGACCCTGGCGGTATTAGCTGGTATTATTATATGGAAAGAAGTCTCATTCCGGATAGTAATAAAAAAGAGTAAAGAGACCGGCAGCTCTTCTCTGAAAGCGGATGCCTGGCATCACAGAAGCGATGCCATTACCTCTGTCGCTGCATTTATCGGTATTTCTGTTGCCCTGATTATGGGTGAAGGATATGAAAGTGCAGATGACTTTGCTGCCCTGTTTGCATCCGGATTCATCCTCTATAATTGTTATCATATATTCAGACCTGCATTGGGCGAGATCATGGATGAGAACGTGTATGAGGAGATAATAGAACAGGTTAAAAACAATGCGATATTAGTGGAAGGTGTGTTGGGAACAGAAAAGTGCTTCGTCCGCAAATCCGGAACTACTTATCATGTAGACCTGCATGCTATTGTTGAAGCTGATATCTCAGTCAAAGAAGGTCATCGTATTGCTCATGATCTCAAAGATTTTCTCAGGGCAAAAATGCCGCAGTTAGGTCATGTACTGATACATATAGAACCCAACGCATATTAA
- a CDS encoding Imm19 family immunity protein has product MKLDLSNKDFCLFLMTEFPFGFNDKTETMLSDYIIENFQMPSEEWFEELAGKTDKNGKEAHPWNGYTWMYPLNDKVTFYAEFHPNETIYFFNDTYLGNTGGHFHLSLFRWTELMTMIANEKSDPSLLFFMLLPLTLGDISEREAIRSEISVHLSKTSIVTEDVIMNDIINFLTNHVVADEGFEYREGIGFITHRNHSERNHMLSEEHLRNINEIIGLAIQ; this is encoded by the coding sequence ATGAAATTAGATTTGTCAAATAAAGACTTCTGCCTGTTTCTGATGACAGAGTTTCCCTTTGGATTTAATGATAAAACAGAAACTATGCTTTCTGATTATATTATTGAAAATTTCCAGATGCCTTCGGAAGAGTGGTTTGAGGAACTGGCAGGTAAGACTGATAAAAACGGAAAGGAAGCACATCCCTGGAACGGTTACACCTGGATGTATCCTCTAAATGATAAGGTGACATTTTATGCTGAATTTCACCCAAATGAAACCATCTATTTTTTCAATGATACTTATCTTGGCAATACAGGTGGACATTTTCATCTTTCGTTATTTCGCTGGACGGAATTAATGACAATGATTGCAAATGAAAAGAGTGATCCTTCTTTACTGTTTTTTATGCTGCTTCCACTCACATTGGGCGACATATCCGAAAGGGAGGCTATCAGATCCGAAATCTCTGTACATCTGAGCAAGACATCAATAGTGACAGAAGATGTTATAATGAACGATATTATAAATTTTTTGACAAACCATGTGGTTGCAGATGAAGGATTTGAATACAGAGAGGGGATCGGTTTTATCACGCACCGCAATCATTCTGAGAGAAATCATATGCTTAGTGAAGAACATCTCAGAAATATAAATGAGATTATAGGATTGGCAATACAATAA
- a CDS encoding PQQ-binding-like beta-propeller repeat protein, which produces MNLIKTVSTKLLCITGAVISLFGGCKDNGSKSPAKTNLFITTNAGSVYAFDIVHDQLLWEKEVRDSNIDELTYFSFYKDEVIKSYLNARIVGLDRSTGKEKWTYEDKVSPDQQYYDYNFSDVRFVHFYQEPTVYQNAMLFANSHGEIKSVDIPTLKENWIYQSEVPLLSAPQILGSSVYMNIGYRLLKLSATNGKLLQSYNFDEGSSFPVRINENKIFLLTEKGTVICWNDNLEAVWTFSPQDENLYISTNLLIHDDQILIGNNKLLSIDKGSGKLKWELDLKDPGIFSDGKHAEEVSNSGTEILSLVPTDDDFVLNTSTHIVTVSKKGKVLQKYAWPESDTLMGLSYQNGYYYVVTKSGKLFKTDQDFKERKLLKENINFNFERGLEDVFFKFD; this is translated from the coding sequence ATGAACTTAATAAAGACCGTCTCGACTAAATTACTTTGTATTACAGGTGCTGTAATTTCTCTGTTTGGAGGATGTAAGGATAACGGAAGCAAAAGTCCGGCAAAAACTAATCTTTTCATCACGACAAATGCCGGCAGTGTCTATGCATTTGATATTGTACACGATCAACTGCTGTGGGAAAAAGAAGTCCGGGATAGCAATATAGATGAACTGACTTATTTTTCCTTTTACAAAGATGAAGTTATAAAAAGCTATTTGAACGCCCGTATAGTGGGTCTGGACCGCAGTACAGGGAAAGAGAAGTGGACTTATGAAGATAAGGTTTCTCCGGATCAGCAATATTATGACTATAATTTTTCGGATGTCAGATTTGTGCATTTTTATCAGGAGCCTACCGTTTACCAAAATGCAATGTTATTTGCAAACAGTCATGGCGAGATCAAATCAGTAGACATTCCCACATTAAAAGAGAACTGGATATACCAATCTGAAGTACCTTTATTAAGTGCTCCGCAAATTTTGGGAAGTTCAGTCTATATGAATATTGGTTACCGATTACTGAAGTTATCCGCCACAAACGGAAAACTGCTGCAGAGTTACAATTTTGATGAAGGGTCATCTTTTCCCGTCAGGATAAATGAAAATAAGATTTTTCTTCTGACAGAAAAAGGTACAGTAATTTGCTGGAACGATAATTTGGAAGCTGTATGGACTTTTTCACCACAAGATGAAAATCTGTACATCAGTACCAATCTGCTGATACATGATGATCAGATCCTGATCGGAAATAATAAACTCCTAAGTATAGATAAGGGGAGCGGAAAATTAAAATGGGAGCTTGACTTAAAGGATCCTGGTATATTTTCTGACGGAAAACATGCAGAGGAAGTGTCCAATTCCGGAACAGAGATTCTTTCATTGGTACCAACTGATGACGATTTTGTGTTGAATACAAGTACACACATTGTTACGGTCAGTAAAAAAGGAAAAGTGCTGCAGAAATATGCATGGCCGGAATCGGATACGCTGATGGGCTTATCTTATCAGAACGGATATTATTATGTCGTAACGAAATCGGGAAAACTATTTAAAACAGATCAGGATTTTAAAGAGCGTAAACTGCTGAAAGAAAATATAAATTTCAATTTTGAAAGAGGTCTTGAAGATGTCTTTTTTAAATTTGATTAA
- a CDS encoding DUF4303 domain-containing protein — protein sequence MNSFFFHQLFSKKEQNMYAFALILDDDCLTAYSAVSTTESLKKIHKNKEWDAPEWCLCVSQGAVKEGVDTFTRLLLDRYRKDIVPLFQQGFDYASERQKNLQLFTDALRIAKQELVKKYGNEVEEMAFYISIPGEPIVEKNTALAINSEGNTKVKELLDSLYI from the coding sequence ATGAATTCGTTTTTTTTTCATCAGCTTTTCAGTAAGAAAGAACAAAATATGTACGCCTTTGCTTTGATACTGGACGATGATTGCCTTACCGCTTATTCAGCAGTTTCTACAACCGAAAGCTTAAAGAAAATCCATAAAAATAAAGAATGGGATGCTCCTGAATGGTGTTTATGCGTTAGTCAAGGCGCTGTAAAAGAGGGTGTAGATACTTTTACCAGATTGCTTTTAGACCGTTACAGAAAGGATATTGTACCGTTATTTCAACAGGGATTTGACTATGCGTCCGAACGACAAAAAAATCTGCAGTTATTTACAGATGCTCTGCGCATTGCCAAACAGGAACTTGTGAAAAAATATGGTAATGAAGTAGAAGAAATGGCTTTTTACATAAGCATACCGGGAGAGCCAATTGTAGAAAAGAACACTGCATTGGCTATCAATAGTGAGGGCAATACGAAAGTAAAAGAACTATTGGATAGCTTATATATTTAG
- a CDS encoding NADPH-dependent FMN reductase, whose product MKNIIAIVGSASAASSSHKILEFLKTHLEKEINLLVFDRLKELPHFDPQESIDRPPIEIIALRQIIQDADAVLICTPEYVFSIPSGLKNLLEWCVATTIWMDKPAGIITASTDGKNAHEQLQMLLRTLGASVEENTCLHIPAVKSKINQEGQIADPDTQEALIHLAKNVQRAL is encoded by the coding sequence ATGAAAAATATCATAGCCATAGTAGGAAGTGCAAGTGCAGCATCTTCAAGCCATAAAATTCTGGAATTTTTAAAAACTCACTTAGAAAAGGAGATTAATCTTTTGGTATTTGACCGGTTGAAGGAGTTACCACATTTTGATCCGCAAGAGAGTATAGATCGTCCCCCAATAGAGATTATTGCGCTACGACAGATTATACAGGATGCAGATGCGGTACTGATCTGTACACCTGAATATGTTTTCAGTATTCCCAGCGGATTAAAAAATCTTCTGGAATGGTGTGTGGCTACTACAATATGGATGGATAAACCTGCTGGTATTATTACGGCATCTACAGATGGAAAAAATGCGCATGAGCAACTTCAGATGCTGTTACGTACATTGGGTGCATCTGTAGAAGAAAACACCTGCCTGCATATACCGGCCGTAAAAAGCAAAATAAATCAGGAGGGTCAGATTGCAGATCCGGATACACAGGAAGCTCTTATTCATCTCGCAAAAAACGTACAGAGAGCCCTTTAA
- a CDS encoding M16 family metallopeptidase: protein MLNRSFAPSFNTIAGIDLVHPESLTFDNGLKTFMFHNPDQELVRLEWIFNNIYDESENPLLNTTLSAMLKEGTANLSSAQIAEQVDFYGAYLIPEYSYDQTSLTLYVLNKHVDKLLPLIKEILTTATIPQHELDTYIQNNKQTLSISLQKNDFVARRLFYTAVFGNNRYGNVPTAQAYDAITRADLLHLYYQQVLPHNCTLFIAGNVSESLIDRVSQLFGQEWYSDTSIVAQEKPVFHTLAGQLIIENKKEALQSAIRLGYPMINRTHPDFPAVQVVNTLFGGFFGSRLMRNIREEKGYTYSIGSAVASLKFSGFFTIASEVGADVTSQTLAEIDKELDILCTKQAEEEELAVVRNYMLGSMLGSLESIFSHADKFKNVYFSGMTLDYYDRYAEVVKTMTSERVLEIAKQYFRKEDLIKVVVGKLKD from the coding sequence ATGCTTAACAGATCTTTTGCTCCTTCATTCAACACTATTGCCGGTATTGATCTTGTCCATCCTGAGTCACTTACATTTGATAATGGACTTAAAACATTTATGTTTCATAATCCGGACCAGGAATTAGTACGTCTGGAATGGATTTTCAATAATATCTATGACGAGTCCGAGAATCCATTATTGAATACTACGCTGAGTGCAATGCTAAAGGAGGGGACAGCCAATCTTTCCAGTGCTCAGATTGCAGAGCAGGTAGATTTTTATGGTGCTTATCTTATTCCGGAGTACAGTTATGATCAGACCAGTCTGACCTTATATGTCCTGAATAAGCATGTGGATAAACTGTTGCCACTTATTAAAGAGATTCTGACTACAGCTACAATTCCACAACATGAGCTGGATACGTATATACAGAATAACAAACAAACATTAAGCATCTCCCTTCAAAAGAATGATTTTGTAGCAAGGAGATTATTTTATACTGCTGTATTTGGAAATAACCGATACGGAAATGTACCTACTGCACAGGCTTATGATGCGATTACCAGAGCGGATTTACTGCATCTGTATTATCAGCAGGTTCTGCCTCATAACTGCACCTTGTTTATCGCAGGTAATGTCAGTGAATCATTGATAGATCGTGTTAGTCAGCTTTTTGGACAGGAATGGTATTCTGATACGTCTATTGTTGCGCAGGAAAAACCTGTATTTCATACGCTTGCCGGTCAGCTTATCATAGAAAACAAAAAAGAAGCATTACAATCAGCGATACGCCTGGGATATCCGATGATCAATCGTACGCATCCCGACTTTCCGGCTGTACAAGTGGTCAATACATTATTTGGTGGTTTTTTCGGATCCAGACTGATGCGTAATATCCGTGAAGAGAAAGGTTATACCTATAGCATTGGTTCAGCAGTAGCGAGTCTTAAGTTTTCCGGATTTTTTACAATTGCTTCGGAAGTAGGGGCGGACGTTACCAGTCAAACCTTAGCAGAGATTGATAAGGAATTAGATATCTTGTGTACAAAGCAAGCTGAAGAAGAGGAATTAGCAGTCGTTAGAAATTATATGCTCGGTTCTATGCTGGGTAGTCTGGAAAGTATATTTTCTCATGCAGATAAGTTTAAAAATGTATATTTCTCAGGAATGACACTTGACTATTATGATCGTTATGCGGAAGTAGTTAAGACTATGACATCTGAACGTGTACTTGAAATTGCTAAGCAATACTTTAGAAAAGAAGACCTTATAAAAGTAGTAGTAGGGAAATTAAAAGATTAA